Proteins co-encoded in one Zerene cesonia ecotype Mississippi chromosome 3, Zerene_cesonia_1.1, whole genome shotgun sequence genomic window:
- the LOC119837575 gene encoding vesicular acetylcholine transporter isoform X2, giving the protein MAEEGPQTIWQKIDNSVIPFINLEVREVREILWEKIQEPTSQRKIILVIVSIALLLDNMLYMVIVPIIPDYLRYIGAWGEAGYDHVVTLAPIIEGNRTIIPTKIIPASHEGQDSATGVLFASKAIVQLMINPFSGALIDRIGYDIPMMFGLIIMFLSTSIFACGRSYGMLFFARSLQGVGSAFADTSGLAMIADRFTEESERSKALGIALAFISFGCLVAPPFGGALYQFAGKEVPFLILALISLLDGFMLLLVMKPLKTQMKEAQQPKPNGTPIWKLLMDPYIAVCAGALMMSNVALAFLEPTISFWMEDNLTKDNWKIGMIWLPAFFPHVLGVIITVKMAKQYPQHQWLMAAGGLALEGLCCFIIPFASSYKMLMIPICGICFGIALIDTALLPTLGYLVDVRYVSVYGSIYAIADISYSFAYAVGPIIAGEVVEMIGFTALNLFIAFSNLLYAPVLMYLRHIYDFKPFENEANILMADPPDKEYQTYSMQDQRPVNGEYKNHLEYSNVQGQDTSVQESNVDNSRDDYQQGYQNYSQGYEQQGFQQEAYSQPRQLPAQPQPVASNPFRAATAASPAPPPAPAPTPNPVRNPFRQGF; this is encoded by the coding sequence ATGGCGGAAGAAGGACCTCAAACGATCTGGCAGAAGATCGACAACTCGGTCATCCCTTTTATCAACCTGGAAGTCCGAGAAGTGAGGGAGATACTATGGGAGAAGATTCAGGAACCGACGTCGCAGAGGAAGATCATCCTTGTTATAGTATCTATAGCCCTGCTTTTAGATAACATGTTGTACATGGTGATAGTGCCCATTATACCTGACTATTTGAGATACATCGGCGCTTGGGGAGAAGCAGGCTATGATCATGTAGTTACTCTAGCTCCAATTATCGAGGGTAATCGAACAATCATACCAACCAAAATCATTCCTGCGTCACATGAAGGCCAAGACTCAGCGACCGGAGTTCTCTTTGCATCTAAAGCTATAGTACAACTTATGATTAATCCTTTCTCTGGTGCCTTAATCGATCGTATTGGGTACGATATACCCATGATGTTCGGTCTAATCATTATGTTTCTCTCGACTTCAATCTTCGCCTGCGGAAGAAGTTATGGTATGCTGTTCTTTGCTAGAAGTTTACAAGGTGTTGGGTCTGCATTTGCTGATACATCTGGCTTAGCGATGATAGCTGATAGATTCACAGAAGAATCCGAACGTTCAAAAGCCCTTGGTATCGCGTTGGCATTCATTAGTTTCGGCTGTCTTGTTGCTCCACCATTCGGAGGAGCATTGTATCAGTTCGCTGGAAAAGAGGTACCGTTTCTTATTCTCGCTCTGATTTCCTTGCTAGATGGTTTTATGTTACTCCTTGTCATGAAGCCCTTGAAAACTCAGATGAAGGAAGCGCAGCAACCTAAGCCAAACGGTACACCAATTTGGAAACTGTTGATGGATCCATACATAGCGGTATGCGCCGGAGCACTCATGATGTCTAACGTTGCGTTAGCATTCTTGGAACCTACAATATCCTTCTGGATGGAAGACAATCTTACTAAAGATAACTGGAAAATAGGTATGATATGGCTACCGGCGTTCTTTCCTCATGTTTTGGGTGTTATAATCACCGTGAAAATGGCCAAGCAATATCCGCAACATCAATGGCTTATGGCAGCCGGCGGATTGGCATTAGAGGGGCTATGTTGCTTTATAATTCCTTTCGCTAGCTCGTACAAAATGCTCATGATACCAATTTGTGGGATATGTTTCGGCATCGCCTTGATTGACACAGCGTTGCTCCCAACACTCGGGTACTTAGTGGATGTGAGATATGTGTCAGTATATGGCAGCATCTACGCGATTGCTGATATATCTTATTCATTTGCATACGCCGTGGGACCGATAATCGCGGGCGAGGTGGTTGAAATGATTGGCTTTACTGCTCTCAATCTCTTCATTGCCTTCAGTAATCTTCTATACGCACCTGTATTGATGTACCTCAGGCatatttatgatttcaaaCCTTTTGAAAATGAGGCGAATATACTCATGGCTGATCCTCCGGATAAGGAGTATCAGACTTATAGTATGCAAGATCAGCGGCCGGTGAACGGGGAGTATAAGAATCATTTGGAATACTCTAACGTGCAAGGGCAAGACACTTCTGTACAGGAGTCAAATGTGGATAACTCCCGAGACGACTATCAGCAAGGTTATCAGAATTATTCGCAAGGTTATGAACAGCAAGGGTTCCAGCAAGAGGCGTACAGTCAACCGCGGCAGCTGCCGGCACAACCGCAGCCTGTCGCCAGCAACCCCTTCAGAGCGGCCACAGCGGCATCTCCTGCGCCTCCCCCCGCACCAGCACCGACCCCTAACCCCGTTCGGAACCCCTTCCGACAAGGCTTCTAG